One region of Clavibacter michiganensis subsp. tessellarius genomic DNA includes:
- a CDS encoding metallopeptidase family protein codes for MLHCDPEDFERLVVDELDALPDEMVDGLDNVVFVVEDRPEDGSLDLLGLYDGVAMTERGQYGFGEMPDRIVVYREPHLHEAEDVDALRDLVHVTLVHEIAHFHGIDDDRLHELGWA; via the coding sequence GTGCTGCACTGCGACCCGGAGGACTTCGAGCGGCTGGTGGTCGACGAGCTCGACGCGCTGCCGGACGAGATGGTCGACGGCCTCGACAACGTCGTCTTCGTGGTGGAGGACCGTCCCGAGGACGGGTCCCTCGACCTGCTCGGGCTCTACGACGGCGTCGCCATGACCGAGCGCGGCCAGTACGGGTTCGGCGAGATGCCGGATCGCATCGTCGTGTACCGCGAGCCGCACCTGCACGAGGCGGAGGACGTGGACGCGCTCCGCGACCTCGTGCACGTCACGCTCGTGCACGAGATCGCCCACTTCCACGGCATCGACGACGACCGGCTGCACGAGCTCGGCTGGGCCTGA
- a CDS encoding ABC transporter ATP-binding protein, with protein MRRPGRRGSAGAPVAGTAPGGGSSSGGAAVRAVGWGWRHAGRSAWAVRDVDLVIEPGERVLLLGASGAGKTTLLHALAGVLGGDDEGESRGELQVDGADPAGQRGRAGLVLQDPDAQVILSRVGDDVAFGCENLGVPRDEIWARVRDALDAVGLDVALDRSTTALSGGQKQRLALAGVLAMRPGLLLLDEPTANLDPEGVGEVRRAVERVVASTGTTLVVIEHRVAVWQDLVDRVVVLGADGGVLADGAPDDVLRDQGASLAAAGVWVPGREPVAPVRSPAAPSPLLRADGLGVGRRRGVAVAGDVSLGLSAGRVAALTGPNGGGKSTLALTLGGLLPAVAGRVVAEGALADGLGADPSAWRSRELAARIGTVFQDPEHQFLAATVRAELEVGPRAVGADPVASPRRVDELLVRLRLDGLAQANPFTLSGGEKRRLSVATALATAPRLLVLDEPTFGQDARTWAELVALLADLVDREGVGVLAVTHDEHLVASLADDVLRLDPADAAPARLRVVR; from the coding sequence GTGCGGCGGCCCGGCCGACGCGGGTCGGCGGGCGCGCCGGTCGCCGGCACCGCTCCCGGGGGCGGATCGTCCTCGGGCGGCGCCGCCGTCCGGGCCGTCGGCTGGGGCTGGCGCCACGCGGGCCGGAGCGCCTGGGCCGTGCGGGACGTCGACCTCGTCATCGAGCCGGGGGAGCGCGTCCTGCTGCTCGGCGCATCCGGCGCCGGCAAGACCACGCTGCTGCACGCGCTCGCGGGCGTCCTCGGCGGCGACGACGAGGGCGAGAGCCGGGGCGAGCTGCAGGTCGACGGCGCGGATCCGGCCGGCCAGCGGGGGCGCGCGGGCCTCGTCCTCCAGGACCCCGACGCGCAGGTGATCCTCTCCCGCGTCGGCGACGACGTCGCCTTCGGCTGCGAGAACCTCGGCGTCCCGCGCGACGAGATCTGGGCCCGCGTCCGCGACGCGCTCGACGCCGTCGGCCTCGACGTCGCGCTCGACCGCTCGACGACCGCGCTCTCCGGTGGCCAGAAGCAGCGCCTCGCGCTCGCGGGCGTCCTCGCCATGCGGCCCGGCCTCCTCCTCCTCGACGAGCCGACGGCCAACCTCGATCCCGAGGGCGTGGGCGAGGTGCGCCGCGCGGTCGAGCGGGTCGTCGCGTCCACGGGCACCACGCTCGTCGTCATCGAGCACCGCGTGGCCGTGTGGCAGGACCTGGTCGACCGGGTGGTCGTGCTGGGTGCGGACGGCGGCGTCCTCGCCGACGGCGCCCCCGACGACGTGCTGCGCGACCAGGGCGCCTCCCTGGCGGCGGCCGGCGTCTGGGTCCCGGGACGCGAGCCGGTCGCCCCGGTCCGGTCGCCGGCCGCGCCGTCCCCGCTCCTCCGGGCCGACGGCCTCGGGGTGGGGCGGCGCCGCGGGGTCGCCGTGGCCGGCGACGTCTCCCTCGGGCTCTCCGCGGGCCGCGTCGCGGCGCTCACGGGCCCGAACGGCGGCGGGAAGAGCACGCTGGCGCTCACCCTGGGCGGCCTGCTGCCGGCCGTCGCGGGCCGGGTCGTCGCCGAGGGCGCGCTCGCGGACGGCCTCGGCGCGGATCCGTCCGCCTGGCGCTCGCGCGAGCTCGCCGCCCGCATCGGCACGGTCTTCCAGGATCCCGAGCACCAGTTCCTCGCGGCGACCGTCCGCGCGGAGCTCGAGGTCGGCCCCCGCGCCGTCGGCGCCGATCCGGTCGCCTCCCCGCGACGCGTCGACGAGCTGCTCGTGCGCCTCCGGCTCGACGGCCTCGCCCAGGCCAACCCGTTCACGCTCTCCGGCGGGGAGAAGCGCCGCCTGTCCGTGGCCACCGCGCTCGCGACGGCCCCGCGCCTCCTCGTCCTCGACGAGCCGACCTTCGGCCAGGACGCCCGCACCTGGGCGGAGCTCGTCGCCCTCCTCGCCGACCTCGTCGACCGCGAGGGCGTCGGCGTCCTCGCGGTCACCCACGACGAGCACCTCGTGGCCTCGCTCGCGGACGACGTGCTCCGGCTGGATCCCGCCGACGCGGCTCCCGCGCGCCTCCGGGTGGTGCGATGA
- the orn gene encoding oligoribonuclease: MGNNADRLVWIDCEMTGLDLAIDELVEVAVVVTDFDLVPVDPGFTIVINPDPAALANMGEFVTDMHRSSGLLDEIPAGVSLADAEFAVLEYLLQHVPNGGKAPIAGNTIGTDRAFLAKYMPRVDAHLHYRSVDVSSIKVLAKEWFPRIYFNSPAKNGGHRALADILESIRELEYYRRAAFVPAPGPATEDVQAISADVTSAWAPRL; encoded by the coding sequence ATGGGCAACAACGCGGACCGGCTGGTGTGGATCGACTGCGAGATGACGGGGCTCGACCTCGCGATCGACGAGCTGGTGGAGGTCGCGGTGGTCGTCACCGACTTCGACCTCGTCCCCGTGGACCCGGGCTTCACGATCGTCATCAACCCGGATCCGGCGGCGCTCGCCAACATGGGCGAGTTCGTCACCGACATGCACCGCTCCTCGGGCCTGCTCGACGAGATCCCCGCGGGAGTGAGCCTCGCGGACGCCGAGTTCGCGGTGCTCGAGTACCTGCTGCAGCACGTGCCGAACGGCGGCAAGGCGCCCATCGCGGGCAACACCATCGGCACCGACCGCGCGTTCCTCGCCAAGTACATGCCGCGCGTCGACGCGCACCTGCACTACCGCAGCGTCGACGTCTCCTCGATCAAGGTGCTCGCGAAGGAGTGGTTCCCCCGGATCTACTTCAACTCCCCCGCGAAGAACGGCGGGCACCGCGCCCTCGCCGACATCCTCGAGTCCATCCGCGAGCTCGAGTACTACCGCCGCGCCGCCTTCGTGCCGGCTCCGGGGCCCGCGACGGAGGACGTGCAGGCCATCTCCGCGGACGTGACGTCCGCATGGGCTCCGCGCCTGTAG
- a CDS encoding ECF transporter S component, which yields MTASPSSTASAASVDPGARAPRSGLRARWRVIDIVVASVLGVASGLVFVLWNTASVPVSGLFEPLLPGLQALAGGGWLFAGVLTGIVIRKPGAALYGELLAAFVSMLVGNVWGVSTLLSGLTQGLGAELVLLVFLYANWRAYVAVLAGMGAGLGMAVTDLITYYPGSSPLFVAVYTIAALVSGAVVAGLLSWLVARALARTGALSRFASGRDTAARV from the coding sequence ATGACCGCATCACCCTCGTCCACCGCATCCGCCGCGAGCGTCGACCCCGGCGCCCGCGCTCCCCGCTCGGGCCTCCGCGCCCGCTGGCGCGTCATCGACATCGTCGTGGCCAGCGTCCTCGGCGTCGCGTCCGGCCTCGTCTTCGTCCTCTGGAACACGGCGTCCGTGCCGGTGAGCGGGCTCTTCGAGCCCCTCCTCCCGGGGCTCCAGGCCCTCGCCGGCGGCGGCTGGCTCTTCGCGGGCGTCCTCACCGGCATCGTGATCCGCAAGCCCGGAGCCGCCCTGTACGGCGAGCTCCTCGCGGCCTTCGTCTCGATGCTGGTCGGGAACGTCTGGGGCGTGAGCACGCTCCTCTCCGGCCTCACCCAGGGCCTCGGCGCCGAGCTCGTGCTCCTCGTCTTCCTCTACGCGAACTGGCGCGCGTACGTCGCCGTGCTCGCGGGCATGGGCGCGGGCCTCGGCATGGCCGTGACCGACCTCATCACCTACTACCCGGGCTCCTCGCCGCTCTTCGTCGCCGTCTACACGATCGCGGCGCTCGTCTCCGGGGCGGTCGTCGCGGGCCTGCTCTCGTGGCTGGTGGCCCGGGCGCTCGCGCGCACGGGCGCGCTCTCGCGCTTCGCCTCGGGTCGCGACACCGCGGCCCGGGTCTGA
- a CDS encoding AAA family ATPase, whose product MPPDAGERRPALVLVDGPSGSGKSTLADALVRDGDAAAHLPPGAQLLRLDDVYPGWDGLEAASRHLEQHVMTGMRPGGRPRWRRWDWAADAPAEWHDLDPDRPLVVEGCGSLTRAAAALATHRIWVEADDDVRRARAISRDGASFAVEWERWDAQWRAHVAREDPRALADAVVRTDAVAAPG is encoded by the coding sequence TTGCCGCCTGACGCGGGGGAGCGGCGCCCGGCGCTGGTCCTCGTCGACGGCCCCAGCGGATCCGGCAAGTCCACGCTCGCCGACGCGCTCGTCCGGGACGGCGACGCGGCGGCGCACCTCCCGCCGGGCGCCCAGCTGCTCCGCCTCGACGACGTCTACCCCGGCTGGGACGGCCTGGAGGCGGCGTCCCGCCACCTCGAGCAGCACGTGATGACGGGGATGCGTCCGGGCGGCCGACCGCGCTGGCGCCGCTGGGACTGGGCCGCCGACGCCCCTGCGGAGTGGCACGACCTCGATCCCGACCGGCCTCTCGTGGTCGAGGGCTGCGGATCCCTCACCCGCGCCGCGGCGGCCCTGGCGACGCACCGGATCTGGGTCGAGGCGGACGACGACGTCCGTCGCGCCCGCGCCATCTCCCGCGACGGCGCGTCCTTCGCGGTCGAGTGGGAGCGCTGGGACGCCCAGTGGCGCGCGCACGTGGCCCGCGAGGACCCGCGCGCCCTGGCCGACGCCGTCGTCCGCACGGACGCGGTCGCGGCGCCCGGGTAG
- a CDS encoding thioredoxin family protein, giving the protein MYSSLFCVPCQATRRVLAEVQRLLPWLAVEELDVAAHPDRAEAERIRSTPTILVHAGDVQVLRAEGVPTAPQVLQAVARAMDASAAPPRSGPGAAGPA; this is encoded by the coding sequence ATGTACTCCTCGCTGTTCTGCGTCCCGTGCCAGGCCACCCGGCGCGTGCTCGCCGAGGTGCAGCGCCTGCTGCCCTGGCTCGCCGTGGAGGAGCTCGACGTCGCGGCGCACCCCGACCGGGCCGAGGCGGAGCGGATCCGCTCGACGCCGACGATCCTCGTGCACGCCGGCGACGTGCAGGTGCTGCGCGCCGAAGGCGTGCCGACCGCCCCGCAGGTGCTGCAGGCCGTGGCGCGGGCGATGGACGCGTCCGCCGCGCCGCCCCGCTCCGGCCCGGGCGCCGCGGGACCCGCGTAG
- a CDS encoding energy-coupling factor transporter transmembrane component T family protein gives MSAAIREAVPASRATGLAAVNPVARLAAALVLTLALVLSLDVVSAGAALALELLLLPLTGIRVRSLLVRGIPIWIAAPGAGLTILLYGRTSGDVYAQFLLVVVSEGSVLLAVATTLRVLAVGIASLILFSDVDPTDLADGLAQVWRLPSRFVLGALAGVRLVGLLLHDWRSLELARRARGVADRGRVRRFAGQAFALLVLSIRRGSKLATAMEARGFGGPGLRTWARPSVVGRREHLVVLVAVLVAAASVGAAVAAGTWDFVAA, from the coding sequence ATGAGCGCCGCGATCCGCGAGGCCGTGCCGGCCTCGCGCGCGACCGGCCTCGCCGCGGTCAACCCCGTCGCCCGGCTGGCCGCCGCGCTCGTGCTGACGCTCGCGCTCGTCCTCAGCCTCGACGTGGTCTCCGCCGGCGCCGCGCTGGCGCTCGAGCTGCTGCTGCTGCCGCTCACCGGGATCCGCGTCCGGTCGCTCCTCGTCCGCGGCATCCCGATCTGGATCGCGGCCCCGGGCGCGGGCCTCACGATCCTGCTCTACGGGCGCACCTCCGGCGACGTCTACGCGCAGTTCCTCCTCGTGGTGGTGAGCGAGGGATCCGTGCTGCTGGCCGTGGCGACGACCCTCCGCGTGCTCGCGGTCGGCATCGCGTCGCTCATCCTGTTCTCGGACGTGGACCCGACCGACCTCGCCGACGGCCTCGCGCAGGTGTGGCGGCTCCCGTCGCGGTTCGTCCTGGGGGCCCTCGCGGGCGTCCGCCTGGTCGGGCTCCTGCTCCACGACTGGCGGTCGCTCGAGCTCGCCCGCCGGGCCCGCGGCGTGGCCGACCGGGGCCGCGTGCGCCGGTTCGCCGGGCAGGCGTTCGCCCTGCTGGTGCTGTCCATCCGCCGTGGCAGCAAGCTCGCCACCGCGATGGAGGCGCGCGGCTTCGGCGGCCCGGGCCTCCGCACGTGGGCGCGGCCCAGCGTCGTCGGCCGACGCGAGCACCTGGTGGTCCTCGTGGCCGTGCTGGTCGCCGCGGCGTCCGTCGGGGCCGCGGTCGCGGCCGGGACGTGGGACTTCGTTGCCGCCTGA
- the nadE gene encoding ammonia-dependent NAD(+) synthetase, producing the protein MRDIQSQIIDALEVRPTIDPADEVRKRVDFLKAYLRSTGAEGFVLGISGGQDSSLAGRLAQLAVEELAAEGVRADFVAVRLPYGVQADEEDAQLALRFIQPKASVVFDIKRAVDGFEAEYADAAGHRMLDFTKGNVKARSRMVAQYALAGQARLLVVGTDHAAEAVTGFFTKYGDGGADVLPLTGLSKRQGRALLEHLDAPERLYLKAPTADLLDDTPGQTDEANLGLTYADIDDYLEGRVVADEVAEAIEARYASTEHKRRVPATMFDDWWK; encoded by the coding sequence ATGCGCGACATCCAGTCACAGATCATCGACGCCCTCGAGGTGCGACCGACCATCGATCCCGCGGACGAGGTCCGGAAGCGCGTCGACTTCCTCAAGGCCTACCTCCGCTCCACGGGCGCGGAGGGATTCGTCCTCGGCATCAGCGGCGGACAGGACTCCTCCCTCGCGGGTCGTCTCGCCCAGCTGGCCGTCGAGGAGCTCGCCGCCGAGGGCGTCCGGGCGGACTTCGTCGCCGTGCGGCTGCCCTACGGGGTGCAGGCCGACGAGGAGGACGCGCAGCTCGCCCTGCGCTTCATCCAGCCGAAGGCCAGCGTCGTGTTCGACATCAAGCGCGCCGTGGACGGCTTCGAGGCGGAGTACGCCGACGCGGCGGGCCACCGGATGCTCGACTTCACCAAGGGCAACGTCAAGGCGCGCTCGCGCATGGTCGCCCAGTACGCCCTCGCCGGACAGGCGCGCCTCCTCGTCGTCGGCACGGACCACGCGGCCGAGGCGGTCACGGGCTTCTTCACCAAGTACGGCGACGGCGGCGCGGACGTGCTGCCCCTCACGGGCCTCTCGAAGCGCCAGGGCCGCGCGCTGCTCGAGCACCTGGACGCCCCCGAGCGCCTCTACCTCAAGGCGCCCACGGCGGACCTCCTCGACGACACCCCCGGTCAGACCGACGAGGCGAACCTCGGCCTCACCTACGCCGACATCGACGACTACCTCGAGGGGCGCGTCGTCGCCGACGAGGTGGCCGAGGCCATCGAGGCGCGGTACGCCAGCACGGAGCACAAGCGCCGCGTCCCCGCGACGATGTTCGACGACTGGTGGAAGTGA
- a CDS encoding SCO4848 family membrane protein, which produces MITLLAVLLLVNGVWNVVVWPQFLKRVARDPRARAADGSRTPFFTVHLVLVSVSLLLAALSLVAAVAAFLS; this is translated from the coding sequence GTGATCACCCTCCTCGCCGTCCTCCTCCTCGTCAACGGCGTCTGGAACGTCGTCGTCTGGCCGCAGTTCCTGAAGCGCGTCGCGAGGGACCCGCGTGCCCGCGCCGCTGACGGGTCCCGCACCCCGTTCTTCACCGTGCACCTCGTGCTCGTCTCCGTGTCGCTGCTCCTCGCGGCCCTCTCCCTCGTCGCCGCCGTCGCGGCCTTCCTCTCCTGA